The sequence AAGGTGATGTTGAGCTTGCTCTAGCACGCGTACAATTTCTTCAGTGGTTTTATAGATCCTAAGCTCCCGAAATAGGGTATCTGCCTCGGGATATTGGCGATTGAGATAGCTAAACCACTGTTTGATGCGCGCTGGATAATAATCACTCTTACGGCCACTAAGCTCCCTTTGGGTATAACTGAGCATTAACTGTAATGTGTCGGCCCAACTATAGGGTGTTGCACCTGTTTTTATGGTGTCGGCAAGATTGGGGAGCGAAATCGCGCCGCGACCAATCATGATGCTGTCGCAGCCTGTTACTTGCATACAACGTTTGGCGTCGTCACGGTTCCAAATCTCACCGTTGGCAATCACTGGGATAGGTAAGCGTTCGCGCACTTCGGTGATGTATTCCCAGTAGGCGGGTGGTTTGTAACCATCTACTTTACTGCGGGCATGAATCGCAAGCTCAGTGGCGCCAGCTTCATAGACAGCCAGTGCATTTTCCATAAATAGCGATTTATCTTCGTAGCCTAAACGAATTTTGGCGGTTACTGGATGTTCAGCCGGCACCGCTTGGCGCATCGCGCGCACAATATCGTGAATGGTATTGGGGTACTGCAACAGAACAGCCCCGCCATTACTGCGATTGACCATCTTGGCAGGGCAGCCAAAGTTTGCATCTACGCCGTGGGAGCCAAGTTCAATGGCGCGCATGGCATTTTCGGCCATGCAGTTGGGTTCTTGCCCTAATAATTGCACGCGAACAGGGGTGCCCGATGGGGTATAGCCGCCGCTCAGTAGCTCTGGGCACAGTTTAAGAAAGACCTTCTCCGGTAAGAGTTGGTCAACCACACGCACAAATTCGGTAACAAGCAAATCGTAGGGGTTAATCGACGACAAAATATCTCGCATTAAGTCATCAACCACGCCTTCCATCGGGGCCAAAATTACGCGCACTGCTACAAACCTATATCGAGAAACAAAGGGCGTGCATTCTATCCTATTGCTCCCCTGTTACAAAGCGTGCAGAGAGGTGCTTAGCAATTGTGATAACTGTCTAGGGCAATTTAATCTGCTAAATTCAGTTTCCTATCAGCATATTTTGATCATTTCTGTGATTTGGTGATATTTTTTGAAATAAAGCTGAGATGAGGTAGGTCTTTTGCAGTAAGCCAACGATAGCACTGTTGTTGGCCACCATTAATCAATAAAAGGAAGCAAGAATATGAAATCAGTTAAGCAAACAGCGGTTGCAGTGGCATTAGGTACTGTGGTGGTCGGTTCTACATTCGCAGTAAATGCGCAAACCAATTTGTTCGGATTTGAAACCATGGGATCAGGTTATCAACTCGTTGGTTCTGAAGGTAAATGTGGTGAGGGCAAATGCGGTGCCGAGATGAAAAAAGCGGCCGCAGACAAAGCCAAAGAAGGTAAATGCGGTGAAGGTAAATGTGGCGCTGATATGAAAAAAGCCGCGGCAGATAAAGCCCACGAAGGCAAATGTGGTGAGGGCAAATGCGGCGCCGATATGAAAAAAGCCGCAGCAGACAAAGCTCACGAAGGTAAGTGTGGTGAAGGCAAATGTGGCGCTGATATGAAAAAAACAGCTGAAAAAGTAGACGCTAAGACCGAAGCGGTCAAAAAAGAAGTGAAATAAGTTAAGTTGTACTTAGTTGCGATCCTGCTTCAAAACATGGCCAGCCTATGCTGGCCTTTGTTTAGCGGTATCTAAATCAAGGGGTAAAGTGATGCAAGAACGTGGATTGGTTGGATTGGGGTTACGGCGTGAAATGCTCAGTGAGTTTTGCCAACAGCTACCAAGTGCTATTGATTTTTTAGAGGTCGCCCCTGAAAATTGGATGACGCTTGGAGGTAAATATGGCAAACAATTTAGGCAGTTAACTGAGCAACATACCTTTTTCTGCCATGGTCTTTCACTCTCAATTGGCAGCCCTGAGCCGCTGGATCTTGAGTTTGTACGTCGTATTAAAGCCTTTATGGATTTGCACCAAATCGATGTTTATTCAGAGCATTTAAGTTATTGCTCGGGAGCGGGCCATTTATACGATCTTATGCCAATTCCTTTTACCGAGGCCGCGGTTAAGCATGTTGCAAGGCGGGTAAAGCAGGTTGAGGATATTTTAGAGCGGCCGCTTATTTTGGAGAATGTGTCCTTTTATGCCGCACCAAGTGCACAGATGACTGAGTTGGCGTTTTTGACTGCGGTGTTAGAAGAAGCCGACTGCAAACTCCTGTTAGATGTTAATAATATTTATGTGAACTCGATAAATCATCAATACGATGCGCTGGCATTTTTAAAAGCGATGCCGACTGAGCGGATTGCGTACTTACATATTGCTGGCCATTTTAAAGAGTCTGAAGAATTATTGATTGATACCCACGGCAGTGATATCAACGCTCCTGTATGGGCACTCCTTGATAGCTGCTACGCCGAGCATGGTGTATTGCCAACGCTGCTCGAGCGTGACTTTAATTTGCCCGCCACAGCGCATTTATTGGATGAAATTAATCAAATTCATGCTTATCAAGCGCGGGCTAAAAGTAACCTAGATAAGAGGATTGCCTAATGGATTTTAAGCAAGTACAGCAATCCTTTATCGATTATATTCGCGATCCGCAACGCCCCGTTCCAGTAGGGGTGCCGTTAGCGCGGATGCAGGTTTACCGTGAGCTTTTTTTTAACAATGTAATGGGATTTGTCTCGAATGGTTTTCCCGTACTTAAGAGCTTATACACAGATGAACAGTG comes from Shewanella oneidensis MR-1 and encodes:
- a CDS encoding tRNA dihydrouridine(16) synthase DusC, whose amino-acid sequence is MRVILAPMEGVVDDLMRDILSSINPYDLLVTEFVRVVDQLLPEKVFLKLCPELLSGGYTPSGTPVRVQLLGQEPNCMAENAMRAIELGSHGVDANFGCPAKMVNRSNGGAVLLQYPNTIHDIVRAMRQAVPAEHPVTAKIRLGYEDKSLFMENALAVYEAGATELAIHARSKVDGYKPPAYWEYITEVRERLPIPVIANGEIWNRDDAKRCMQVTGCDSIMIGRGAISLPNLADTIKTGATPYSWADTLQLMLSYTQRELSGRKSDYYPARIKQWFSYLNRQYPEADTLFRELRIYKTTEEIVRVLEQAQHHLNQ
- a CDS encoding DUF692 domain-containing protein, whose protein sequence is MQERGLVGLGLRREMLSEFCQQLPSAIDFLEVAPENWMTLGGKYGKQFRQLTEQHTFFCHGLSLSIGSPEPLDLEFVRRIKAFMDLHQIDVYSEHLSYCSGAGHLYDLMPIPFTEAAVKHVARRVKQVEDILERPLILENVSFYAAPSAQMTELAFLTAVLEEADCKLLLDVNNIYVNSINHQYDALAFLKAMPTERIAYLHIAGHFKESEELLIDTHGSDINAPVWALLDSCYAEHGVLPTLLERDFNLPATAHLLDEINQIHAYQARAKSNLDKRIA